A single region of the Vicia villosa cultivar HV-30 ecotype Madison, WI linkage group LG4, Vvil1.0, whole genome shotgun sequence genome encodes:
- the LOC131598926 gene encoding scopoletin 8-hydroxylase-like: MAQISNSSDSLYNFVVRDGNGIKGLVDSGLSEVPKIYIQPINNRINKLNSKPCEIQPIDLSKLNGPEHEKVVDEIVRAAETLGFFQVVNHCVPPELLESLKDSAHSFFNLPPEEKVIYRNSASNTRYKTSFVPELEKVLEWKDYINMVYSCDEDALQHWPNICKEVALEYLKLSSKIARDLLKILIDKLGVKLDESKMESLIGTKMVNMNYYPACPNPELTAGTVRHSDSGTITILLQDGIGGLHVKSEDESNDEKEVWLEIPPIQEALVINVGDALEVLSNGKYKSAEHRVLTTSTQSRVSVPMFSLPIFTERIGPFPELVKKDGFAGYRDVLWQDYMDNYFRSSHDGKKTLDFAKINST, encoded by the exons ATGGCACAAATTTCCAACTCCTCAGATTCATTGTACAACTTTGTTGTAAGAGATGGAAATGGGATCAAAGGTTTAGTTGACTCAGGTTTATCAGAGGTtccaaaaatatacatacaacccATAAACAACAGAATCAACAAACTAAACTCAAAACCATGTGAAATTCAACCTATTGATTTATCAAAACTCAATGGGCCAGAACATGAAAAAGTGGTGGATGAAATTGTTAGAGCTGCTGAGACACTTGGATTCTTTCAAGTAGTGAATCATTGTGTTCCTCCTGAGTTGTTGGAATCACTTAAAGATTCAGCACACTCTTTCTTCAACTTGCCACCAGAGGAGAAAGTTATTTACCGCAATAGTGCGAGTAATACGAGATATAAAACTAGCTTTGTACCTGAGTTAGAAAAAGTGTTGGAATGGAAAGATTATATCAATATGGTTTATAGTTGTGATGAAGATGCTCTTCAACATTGGCCTAATATATGCAA GGAAGTTGCACTTGAATATTTGAAGTTATCATCCAAGATAGCGAGAgacttattaaaaatattaattgataAACTTGGAGTGAAACTAGATGAGTCAAAAATGGAGAGTCTTATTGGTACGAAGATGGTTAACATGAACTACTATCCAGCATGTCCAAATCCAGAACTCACCGCCGGTACAGTGCGTCACTCAGACTCAGGAACTATCACAATTCTTCTTCAAGATGGAATTGGTGGATTGCATGTTAAATCAGAAGATGAGAGTAATGATGAAAAAGAAGTGTGGCTTGAAATTCCTCCAATCCAGGAAGCTTTAGTCATCAATGTTGGTGATGCTTTAGAG GTACTTAGTAATGGAAAATATAAAAGTGCTGAACATAGAGTACTGACAACTTCCACACAATCAAGAGTATCAGTTCCAATGTTCAGTCTTCCTATATTTACTGAGAGGATTGGCCCATTTCCAGAATTGGTGAAGAAAGATGGATTCGCTGGTTATAGAGATGTCTTGTGGCAGGATTATATGGACAACTACTTTAGGAGTTCTCATGATGGAAAAAAGACTCTTGATTTTGCAAAAATCAACTCTACTTAA